The Plasmodium falciparum 3D7 genome assembly, chromosome: 12 genome contains the following window.
atgaataaaggTTTATCGAAAATATTAGAATTAGGTTTTTTTGTAGgtagtttttttttcatatggtATATTACTGGTGAAAagatatttaaaagaaaaaaaaagattgtTAAAGAgaacattttattaattttaagaaATTTATGTTATGAAATTTATACAGTATTATGTGAGACATCAAAAACTACAAAACATGTTTATGACatgttaaaaaatgaatctaATACTACCATAGAATTAAGTAGACTAGAAGAAGTATTACTAAATAATggttacaaaaaaaaaattgaagatgtagaaaaaaatgtattaaaaagaTTTAATGTAAGTGTAGAAGATTTttatgaagaattaaaaaattatgaaaaagatCCAGAtgtacaaaaatatttaaattcaataaaaaaaatgtataatgaAGCCCTTCTAGGGTTACAACCAAAATTACCTTCCATTGATGAAAAAATTTCTGAAgatgttattattaatttaactAGTCttatttataaagaaaaaaggaaaatatataaaacaaaaatagattctatgttaaaaaataatgaaattattGATATCCAAAATACCTTGTCTAATGCTCAATTTTTTGAAAACCTACATAAATCTACACAACATGTAGAAGAACAAAtcattaaagaaaataataacttAGTACCAAATCTTTTTACCTTTAAATATTTAGTTAGCTATTATTCTAATGATCCTAATTttttgcaaaaaaaaaaatatctagAATCCAAACATGgagaaaaaatgataaaaatattgaaaattaaaacaagcaaaaagaagaaaaaaagagcACATAAAGAAGATCGTCAAAGTAGTAATAGTAGTGTTAGCTTTAAAAGCACACCCAGCCTTGATGTATACAATGTTCCACATCTTGGTACTCTTGAAAAAGAGGAAGATCACTACTCTCAGCAATCTAAAGAAATGGAACACATGGACAAAGATAGCCATGTAGATTTCATTCCACATAATGTAGATGCAAATCTAGATAAACGGGATGAACAAATTGAATACATCAGTGAAAGTGGTGACATGCAACCAGAAAAGGAATACTACGAAGGGGAGCATATTACTATTAGatatgaagaagaagaagatattAGTGAAATATATGAAGAAGATCGTGCAAGTCGTATATATGAAGAAGATCGTGCAAGTGGTATATATGAAGAAGAGCATGCAAGTGGTATATATGAAGAAGATCATGAAGAAAGATATAGGACGAGCCAAGTATCTGAACgttcaattaaaaaaagtgtAACAAGTCAACAAGATGATATTATTCATAGTCATGAAGAGGATAATTATGTTAGTGACAGAGAAGTTATACATGATGATAGTTTTGTAGGAGACAAAGATCAAATTtttgatgataattatgtaaGTGAACGGGAAGAAATTAAACAGgatgatgattatataaGTGAACGGGAAGAAATTAAACAGgatgatgattatataaGTGAACGGGAGGAAATTAAACAGgatgatgattatataaGTGAAAGGGAGGAATTTAAACAAGATGAAAGTTTTGTAGGAGACAAAGATCAAATTTTTGAAgatgataattatgtaaGTGAAAGGGAGGAAATTAAGCAGgatgatgattatataaGTGAACGGGAGGAAATTAAACAAGATGATGATTATGTAAATGAAAGGGAAGAAATTAAACAAGATGATGATTATGTAAGTGAAAGGGAAGAAATTAAACAAGATGAAAGTTTTGTAGGAGACAAAGATCAAATTTTTGAAgatgataattatgtaaGTGAAAGGGAGGAATCTAAACAAGATGAAAGTTTTGTAGGAGACAAAGATCAAGTTTTTGATGATGATTATGTAAGTGAACGGGAGGAAATTAAACAAGATGATGATTATGTAAGTGAAAGGGAAGAAATTAAACAAGATGAAAGTTTTGTAGGAGACAAAGATCAAATTTTTGAAgatgataattatgtaaGTGAAAGGGAGGAATTTAAACAAGATGAAAGTTTTGTAGGAGACAAAGATCAAAATTTTGATGATGATTATGTAAGTGAAAGGGAAGATATTAAACAAgatgatgattatataaGTGAACGGGATGAAATTAAACAAGATGATAGTTTTGCAGGAGACAAAGATCAAAATTTTGAAgatgataattatgtaaGTGAAAAGGAGGAAATTATAtacgataataataatataagtgaCAGAGAGCAAGTTATACAAgatgataattatgtaaGTGACaaagaagaaattatatacgataataataataataataatataagtgaTAGTGAAgtagataaagaaaataataattatgtttatgaaaatgatgaaattaTTAAAGATAACAAAAGTATGAACGAAAAAGACTCAAGTATTCATTATGATGAAGAAGGAACagttaaaaataaagatattattGAAAATGTGAAGGAGGAAAATAGTGATATACAAATGttagaaaatgatataattaataatataaacaatgaaataatagataataatgaaaatgaaataattaataatcaAAGTAAAgtagaaaataatacaagTATGACAGAATATGAAGATGTTATAGATATGGATTACAAATCTCcagaaaatttatttatgtttgaTCAAGAATACAATATTAATGAAGATCATAAAGgagaaattaataataatgataatgataacagTAAAAGTGTGTCTGGAATGGGTGAACGAGAAGTTagtaatgaagaaaataggGAAGATGAAATGATAAGAAATGAAGAAGtagattatataaaagatgatgatgaacaTAATACAGACgatataaaagaagatgatgaaCATAATGCAGACgatataaaagaagatgatgaaCATAATGTAGACgatataaaagaagatgatgaaaataatgcagatgatataaaagaagatgatgaaCATAATGCAGACgatataaaagaagatgatgaaCACAATACAGACgatataaaagaagatgatgaaCATAATACAGACgatataaaagaagatgatgaaCATAATGCAGACGATATAAAAGaggatgatgaaaataatgcagatgatataaaagaagatgatgaaCACAATACAGACgatataaaagaagatgatgaaCATAATACAGACgatataaaagaagatgatgaaCACAATGCAGATGATATAAAAGATGATGAACACAATACAGACGATATAAAAGATGATGAACACAATACAGACGATATAAAAGATGATGAACATAATGCAGATGATATAAAAGATGAAGATAATGATCAAGTAGAAGACAATCaagaattaaatgaaaatttagAAGGTTCAGATGTACCGAAGGATGATGAAGCTTTGAATATTGAGGATACATCTGAAGAACAAAAAGAGACAGATGATAAGATAGAATCTGGTTCTGTACGTGATAAAAAGAATGAAGGTTCAACTgagaaaaaaattgaaacCAAAAAAGGTGGTTTACTTATGGGTATTATGAAGAGAAAAAGATTTATGTCAAGAGATCCAAAAAAGAAGTCATAAAAggaatacataaatacaaatgtatatatatatatatatatatatatatatatatatatatatatatttatttatttatttatttatatattcatttgtgtatgtttatttaaacataatatttctttaaatatttgtAACAATTTTAagcatttttaaatatttacagaattgcatatatatgtatgtttctgttcacatatatatatatatataggtatatacttatatattttacacatttaatatattcgcatattatattattttaatttaatttattttttttgaattaaatatacattattaattGTGCTTATTATAGCCacaatttttcattattttcaattttaataaacCATTTTCAATtacttcaaaaaaaaaattaaaatataaaacaattaattataatatccaacatattatatgttgTCCAGTTTAAGTGAacattcaaataatatatatatatatatatatatgtgcatttatttatttaatttattctttttttatttttttttttttttttttttgcatgtTGTTTAATGTATTGTAGTATGTTCATTATGAAGGCGCGACTAGTCCATtatttggaaaaaaaaaaaaaaaaaaaaaaagacatatATACACATGAAGAAATAATGATGTATTCGAAAAAGGCATATGTcaattttttatgaaaaaaaaaaaaatatatatatatatatatatttatatatcttattattcatattattgcCTTTTTGCATGTTATAAATTGTgtggaaaaaaattaaacaaaattattaacaCCTTAtgagaaataaataaaaaaaaaggtgacattatatatatatatatatatatatatatttttattttaaataatgtgaattatatttttttatgacaAAGAAGAGGAAATTAAATATCTGTATAAAAATTTACAGCTGAAAATTTTGTACATTTTAATGAgactttctttttttttaatgcaatatttttaaataaagcacaacataaggaaaaaaaaaaaaaaaaaggaaaaacaaataaataaatatatatatatgtaattaatggaacatatatttatatataactgtttttaaaaaaaaaaaaaaaaaaaaaaaaaagacaactTATAttacacaatatatatatatatatatatatatatatgtgctaattttatatatatatcttttaagtaaaatatattacaacttttaatcatatattttttgtttcgAAAATATGGCACTTTTTTTTACCGATTTACCAAACTTCAGCTTGAGGTTTTTATCAATGATATCAGGTATGGCTAGCtgtctttattattatataaataaatacatacatacatacatacatacatacatacatacatacatacatacatacatatatatatatatatatatatatatatatatatatatttatttatttatttatttattgtgtGTTTTATTGTTGGGGAtatgttaataaaatatatgagtATTCACAGACCCAAATGATGTTTCATTATTAAgttacacacatatatatatatatatatatatatatatatatatatattttttttttttttttttttttttttttatttataggcactttaatgataatagccggaatattaaatgtttttaaattatttcagACTGtcgtaaatatatatgtcatatGTTCAGGAATATTACTAATATTATGTGATGTGAAAACATTTCGATTTTATCGATTTATTGAATTCTTATTTACAGTAATTGGAAGAAGTCTTTTTATACTTATTATTGGATCTATTATAATTCATAAAGgaattttaaatttatttattggaTTAGCACTTATTTGTATATCACTTATGTATATAACTCTGGGTTATTACAATGGAATACCTCAACCTTTAATggataggaaaaaaaatccgaccaattattatgattcaaaaaataatggTATGAGTACCTGTTCTATGGACACAACAAATGAGTATAAttcaaattaaatatatgttttttcaaacaataaaaaaaaaaaaaaaaatacatacatacatacatacataaacaGGACAAATGAGAactacaaatatatacataaatataaataaataaatatatatatatatatatatatattttattattatatatgtatacatttcACCTTTTTGAAAAGTGCTTaaactttttcttttttatctcttcatttattttttatttttttttttgtaattttctCTTAGAGTTTAAATGTTTATCTTAATagagatataaaaatacatacaagTATATTTTAAGTGTATATAAgataaatgtataattaatatatacattatatcgTATAACGTGTATACATATCTAAGTTTCCATCTTGCCTTTATGGACATaaagatataatttttatttacaacatattattttgttattaccctattaattatattatatatatatatatatatatatatatatatagatagatttttttttttttttttttttttttgtacatattttaatttgtttatgtatttattattttaatgattttttttttataaattttcaaAAACGTGTTTTAAACTAACGAACGTAAATTAAAGTTGTTTCattagtaaaaaaaaaaaaaaattaaaaaaaaaaatgaagtcatttaatataatatattcatatatattttattctataactatattaaaatataggTATACATTCactattatattcattttctaAATCATGGTGtgttatattcattttctaAATCATGGTGtgttatattcattttctaAATCATGGTGTGTTCTTTGTTATATTGTTTATTAGTATAGATACATATATGacattttaaattttattaattaaaattatttattttaacaaTTTTATGCTTCATCAAAatggtaatatatttttgttgttaGGCAAAGGTacatatttcttaaaaagaaatataaaatgtatataatcaCGTATATTATTACCTcttccaaaaaaaataaaataaaaaaataataaatatgcatatgaataaattagaaaaaatataaaaatttatatatacaaggGTGTATAACCACCCTATCTTATTTTatcacattatatatatatatatatatatatatatatatgtgtatgtatgtatatatttatttattatttattatttttttaaaaatttggTACGGAAAAGTCTGATTTTTTTTCGTTGGCTTCACACCAAGCTTTGGCTATGGTCCTTTTCATATCACTATCTCCCTCTTGATATAATTGTTTCATCATATTCATTAACATAGCTGATGGTTCTGCTTGTTCATCCATACTAGGTGGTTTTATTTTGGACATCGGTGATTCTTTAAAATGTAGATTCTCCCAATGCTTGTTTTCTTGTTTTACTAAGGTGACATGTACAGAATCCTTTTTAACTTTGAAAGAACATTTATTTGGTATAATTTTATCACacaattttttaatacaaaaaCGATAATGTTTTTTATCTAcatcattcatttttatttcaaatGATCTTTCTTCAAATACAGTTGAGATTTTTTCTTCTCCTACAGTATGTACATTCTTGACAGTCAAAAATATGGTCactttatttctttcttgATTCCAAGCAAATGATTGAACGGAATTATATGAAACGATGGGATCGTTTAATTGAACTTTTGTTTCAGTAATTTTGTTTGGCATTTGAttcttattaatttttaatttaattatttctcCATTAATATTCTCAATACATTCTTGTATTTTTGCCTTAACATTTTCTCTTTTAACTGATAAGAGTAAAGTGTTTAATTCTTCTAAATCGTCATTTAAGTTGTTAATCTTTTCTTCGGtcgtcatttttttttccttttttttaaatattaaaaatgggatcttataacatatatatatatatatatatatatgtatatgtataatcttactataaaatatactttataaagttttttttttttatttatttatcaaatattatcttaaaaaaaaaagaattttttttttttttttcttttatattaaattcgAAAGTGGAGAATGTTAtaggataataataataataaaataaaatattacaaaaaaaaaaaaaaaaaaaaaaaaaggaaagcaaaattatgttattatgactattttctttttttattttattttaatatatatatatatatttatttatttacttttaAAGGCTTTTTCATGactatataaagaaaaaaaaaactatgtAGGGCTTTATTTTTCCCACTAACAAATTatagtgtatatatatatataatatatatataatatattcatgaagaatataaaaatttacttGAAGTGAAATGATACAATTgttaattcatatataaaatatatatatatatatatatatatatatatatatatatatatatatatatatgaaaatataattatgctGAAAATAagttttttcaaaaaaaactttagaatttttttttttttttttcatttacatataatgaataagtttcaatattttttatagggtacaaaagataaaaaaaaaaaaaaaattaaataaataataataataatgaatgaatgaatgaatgaatgaatgaaagaaagaaatataaagaacaaaaaataagATTTCTAAAAtggtattttttattttgtgtatataaaaaataaaataaaagtatata
Protein-coding sequences here:
- a CDS encoding COPI associated protein, putative codes for the protein MALFFTDLPNFSLRFLSMISGTLMIIAGILNVFKLFQTVVNIYVICSGILLILCDVKTFRFYRFIEFLFTVIGRSLFILIIGSIIIHKGILNLFIGLALICISLMYITLGYYNGIPQPLMDRKKNPTNYYDSKNNGMSTCSMDTTNEV
- a CDS encoding calcyclin binding protein, putative, which codes for MTTEEKINNLNDDLEELNTLLLSVKRENVKAKIQECIENINGEIIKLKINKNQMPNKITETKVQLNDPIVSYNSVQSFAWNQERNKVTIFLTVKNVHTVGEEKISTVFEERSFEIKMNDVDKKHYRFCIKKLCDKIIPNKCSFKVKKDSVHVTLVKQENKHWENLHFKESPMSKIKPPSMDEQAEPSAMLMNMMKQLYQEGDSDMKRTIAKAWCEANEKKSDFSVPNF